One Plasmodium vinckei vinckei genome assembly, chromosome: PVVCY_09 genomic region harbors:
- a CDS encoding ubiquinone biosynthesis protein COQ4, putative, with translation MNNFAKIFQSNWIDLNKLGKLEIFLKTISGIYKAPNRTHLLAHAADISSFYAVKNIYEYMKNDDEGKVILKNKPLLIRQDIQFNELKKLPKNTLGYKYMEFLEAYKLHAHDREAAHFFDDINYSYILTRYRQIHDIGHVVYNLNISIESEAALKMIELIHTKLPITLLAILVAPFMTPLYRFQYIFKDKIPPNFLNSNFDYTYKDDYNYIDELSLKQYVYNLTEYFHIDKTDNNLFFQKLYKYYFDNLNNSNNIRGTIIYGYNNENNNDIIFDNINNEYIFLKNPEKNYFLFKYKPRQTLLKQLYPWAYMAGMAATKPLHSIYIENWLDKDIDMFRKKYNIIPLPNHLSLMSGIN, from the coding sequence ATGAACAACTttgcaaaaatatttcaatcAAATTGGATAGATCTAAATAAGTTGGGAAAacttgaaatatttttaaaaacgaTATCAGGAATTTATAAAGCACCAAATAGGACACACTTATTAGCACACGCAGCAGATATATCATCTTTTTATGcagttaaaaatatttatgaatatatgaaaaatgatgatgaaggaaaagttatattaaaaaataaaccaTTACTAATAAGACAAGATATCCAATTTAAtgagttaaaaaaattgccTAAAAATACTTTAggttataaatatatggaatTTTTAGAAGCATATAAACTTCATGCCCATGATAGAGAAGCAgctcatttttttgatgatattaattattcatatatattaacaagATATAGACAAATACATGATATAGGGCATgttgtttataatttaaatatatcgaTTGAATCTGAGGCTgcattaaaaatgattgAACTAATACATACAAAATTACCTATAACATTACTAGCTATTTTAGTAGCACCTTTTATGACACCCTTATATAGatttcaatatatatttaaagataaaatacCTCCAAATTTTCTTAATTCCAATTTtgattatacatataaagatgattataattatatagatGAACTATCATTAAAacaatatgtatataatttaacagaatattttcatattgaTAAAAcagataataatttattttttcaaaaattatataaatattattttgacaatttaaataattccaATAATATTCGAGgtactattatttatggatataataatgaaaataataatgatataatttttgataatataaataatgaatatatttttttaaaaaatcctgaaaaaaattattttctttttaaatataaaccaAGACAAACATTATTGAAACAATTATATCCTTGGGCATATATGGCTGGTATGGCAGCAACAAAACCTCTTCATTCTatttatattgaaaattGGCTAGACAAAGATATTGATATGTTCAGAAAGAAATACAACATAATTCCTCTTCCTAACCACCTGAGTTTAATGTCCGGTATTAACTAA